GCCGCTAACGCCCTCACCCATACCGCCCGGTAATATAGTCTTCGGTGCGGCGCTGGCGCGGCGAGGTGAAGATGGCGTCGGTGTCGTTGTATTCCACCAATCGCCCCTGATGAATAAACGCGGTGTAATCGGATACGCGCGCTGCCTGCTGCATGTTATGCGTCACCAGCACCACGCTGTAACGCTGTTTCAGCGCGGAAATCAGCTCTTCGATGGTCAGCGTGGAGATCGGATCCAGCGCCGAGGTCGGCTCGTCGAGCAGCAACACCTCCGGCTCGATGGCGATGGCGCGCGCGATCACCAGGCGCTGCTGCTGGCCGCTGGACAAGCGGAACGCATTTTCGCGCAGCCGGTCCTTCACCTCATGCCACAGCGCGGCGGCGCGTAGCGAACGCTCCACCGCCTCGTCCAGCAAACGCCGGTCGCGCACGCCCTGCAACCGCAGGCCGTACACCACGTTTTCATAGATCGATTTCGGGAACGGGTTCGGCCGCTGGAACACCATGCCCACCCGCCGCCGCAGCGCCGCCACGTCGATCTGCGCGCCGGAGATCGCCGCGCCGTTCAGCTGCAGATCGCCCTCGATGCGGCAGTTGTCCACCAGATCGTTCATGCGGTTGAAACAGCGCAGCAGCGTCGATTTACCGCAGCCCGAAGGGCCTATCAAGGCCGTCACCCGGTGTTTCGGAATGCGCAGAGAAATATCGTGCAGCACCTGTTTGTCGCCATAAAACAGGTTCAGGCCGTTGACCGCCAGCGCGGTCTGTTCATCGTCGAGATGCTGGACATCCAGCCGGGGCAAACTGCCTGGCGTCATCAAACCCATTACGCACTCCCCAAAAATAGCGTCATTGTTACTGCGACCATGCTCGGTACCGCTCCCTCAACGAATGGCGGATACCCATCGCCGCCAGATTCAAACTCACCACGATCGTCACCAGCAGGAAGGCGGTGGCGAACACCAGCGGCCGCGCCGCCTCTACGCTCGGGCTCTGGAATGCCATATCGTAGATCTGGAAGCTCAAATGCATAAACTTCCGCTCCAGGTGCAGATACGGGAAAATCTCGTCTACCGGCAGCACCGGCACCGATTTCACTACCCCCACCAGCATCAGCGGCGCGGTCTCCCCGGCGGCGCGCGCCACCGCCAGAATCAGGCCGGTCATCATCGCCGGCGCCGCCATCGGCAGCACGATGCGCCACAGCGTCTCGGCCCGGCTGGCGCCCAGCGCCATCGAGCCCTGCCGCAGCGAGGTGGGAATGCGCGACAGCCCTTCCTCGGTGGCGACGATCACCACCGGCAGCGTCAGCAACGCCAGCGTCAGCGCCGCCCACAGCACGCCGGGCGTGCCGAAGGTGGGGTTAGGCAGGGATTCAGGATAGAACAGCTGATCGAGCGTGCCGCCTATCATATAAACGAAAAAGCCGAGGCCGAAGACGCCGTAGACGATCGAGGGTACGCCGGCCAGATTGACCACCGCAATGCGGATCACACGCGTCAACAGATTGTTGCCGGCATACTCGTGCAGATATACCGCCGCGATCACGCCAAACGGCATCACCACGATCGACATCAGGATCACCATCAACACCGTGCCGAAAATGGCCGGGAACACCCCGCCTTCGGTATTTGCTTCGCGCGGGCTGTCGGTGAGGAACTTCTTCACCTGCTCGCCCCAGTGCGCCAGCTTTTCGGTAGTGTTCATGGCGTTCGGGTACCAGGCATCGCGCACCTGGCTGAGCGGAATGGTCAACGTCTGGCCATGCATGTCGCGCAGCAGCAGCGCATCGCGCTGGCGATCGCGGTTCAGCCCCGCCAGGCGTTCGGACAGCAGCTGGTATTGCCGCTGCATCTCCAGCCGCTCGGCCTTGATGGCATCCTGCGCGCGGGCGTCCAGCTTATCGTCGCGCTGCAGGCGCTTTTCCCGCAGTCGCAGCGCGTCAAATTGCTGATTGATGCGTGCCATATCGCGGAATTGAATATCGTGCGCCTGGCGCGAGAGCGCAGCAATTTGCGGCAGCCGCTGCTGCAACGCCTGCCCCAGATTGCGGCCGGTCAGCGGTTGCCCATCCTCCAGCAGCCCCGCCAGATAGCCGTAAGCGGTACCGTGGCTGTCGCGCTCCAGCACCAGCAGGCTGCGCGGCGTGCTTTGGTTGCGGATGTCGCTGGCCAGCAGCGTGCGGAAATCCTGCCCTTCGCGCTCGCGGTTGCCAACCTTGATAAGATAGCGCTCGACGCTTTGCGCCTCGCCCGGCGGCGTCACGCCCGCTTCCGTCAGTTGGCGGCGGGAAATGCTTTGCTGCTGATACAGCTCGCCGATCACCGTCACCGGCCCGGCGCCGTTCTGATTCAGCTCAAACTGATAAACCGGACTCGGCCAGAAATAGCGCATCCCCTGCCCGGCCAGCAGCAACAGAATGCCGATCAGCGCCAACAGGCTGACGGCCACCGAACCGGCGGTCAGCCATATCCACGGCGACCCGCTCTTCACCCAGTTCTTCATGGCGCCTCCTGATTCGGCGTGTAACGCTTGCGCAGCCGCAGGCGCACCGCCTCCGCCAGCGTGTTGAACACGAAGGTGAAGACAAACAGCACCAACGCGGTCAGGAACAGCACGCGGTAATGGCTGCTACCGGAGACCGCCTCCGGCATTTCAATGGCGATATTGGCCGCCAGCGCCCGCAGCCCCTGGAACAGGCTGCCGTCGATAATCGGGGTGTTGCCGGTGGCCATCAGCACGATCATGGTTTCCCCCACCGCGCGGCCAAAACCGATCATCAGCGCGGAGAATATACCGGCGCTGGCGGAAGGTAGCACCACCTTGATCACCGTCTGCCACTGGGTAGCGCCCAGCGCCAAAGAACCTTGGCTCAGGGTGGCCGGCACGCTGAACAGCGCGTCCTCCGCCAGCGAGAAGATGATCGGCACCAGCGCGAAGCCCATCGCCACGCCCACTACCAGCGCATTGCGCTGGTCGTAATTACCCCCCAGCCAGAAATGCAGCGGCTCACCGAACAGCGCCACCTCCAGCCGCGGCCCCAGGCTGAGCGCCAGCCACACCGTCAACGCCAGCAGCGGCAACAGCAACAGCAGATCGACCCCCGGCCGGCAGCGTGGCATAAAGCGATGGGTCAACGCGCCGCACAGCAGCACCGCCGCCGCCAGCAGCAGCGGCAATGCCAGCACCGCCAACAGATACTGCTCGATGATCGGCGCCAGCCAAATGCCGGCCACCAGCCCGATCACCACCGTCGGCAGCGCGCCCATCACTTCGATAGACGGTTTGATCACCCGCCGCAACCCCGGCGTCATAAAGTAAGCGGTATAGATGGCGCCGGCCAGCGCCAGGGG
The sequence above is drawn from the Serratia sp. FDAARGOS_506 genome and encodes:
- the pstB gene encoding phosphate ABC transporter ATP-binding protein PstB — translated: MGLMTPGSLPRLDVQHLDDEQTALAVNGLNLFYGDKQVLHDISLRIPKHRVTALIGPSGCGKSTLLRCFNRMNDLVDNCRIEGDLQLNGAAISGAQIDVAALRRRVGMVFQRPNPFPKSIYENVVYGLRLQGVRDRRLLDEAVERSLRAAALWHEVKDRLRENAFRLSSGQQQRLVIARAIAIEPEVLLLDEPTSALDPISTLTIEELISALKQRYSVVLVTHNMQQAARVSDYTAFIHQGRLVEYNDTDAIFTSPRQRRTEDYITGRYG
- the pstA gene encoding phosphate ABC transporter permease PstA, encoding MKNWVKSGSPWIWLTAGSVAVSLLALIGILLLLAGQGMRYFWPSPVYQFELNQNGAGPVTVIGELYQQQSISRRQLTEAGVTPPGEAQSVERYLIKVGNREREGQDFRTLLASDIRNQSTPRSLLVLERDSHGTAYGYLAGLLEDGQPLTGRNLGQALQQRLPQIAALSRQAHDIQFRDMARINQQFDALRLREKRLQRDDKLDARAQDAIKAERLEMQRQYQLLSERLAGLNRDRQRDALLLRDMHGQTLTIPLSQVRDAWYPNAMNTTEKLAHWGEQVKKFLTDSPREANTEGGVFPAIFGTVLMVILMSIVVMPFGVIAAVYLHEYAGNNLLTRVIRIAVVNLAGVPSIVYGVFGLGFFVYMIGGTLDQLFYPESLPNPTFGTPGVLWAALTLALLTLPVVIVATEEGLSRIPTSLRQGSMALGASRAETLWRIVLPMAAPAMMTGLILAVARAAGETAPLMLVGVVKSVPVLPVDEIFPYLHLERKFMHLSFQIYDMAFQSPSVEAARPLVFATAFLLVTIVVSLNLAAMGIRHSLRERYRAWSQ